A window from Gossypium raimondii isolate GPD5lz chromosome 7, ASM2569854v1, whole genome shotgun sequence encodes these proteins:
- the LOC105768162 gene encoding pentatricopeptide repeat-containing protein At5g39980, chloroplastic — MNISIQNHDKTVAHNIDSTAACEMTTSSFSSMQSEAIAASSFFSIPFLSLLKPQIHITVPLTVKTRNHFILQALSSSSPAKDVWRRPGTTRFHRPKAPQNQTFLDHSVDMDELLASISKTQNENDLFILLSPYKTRQLSIRFMVSLLSREKDWQRSLALLDWINEEARYSPSLFAYNVVIRNVVKAKEWAVAHGLFEEMREKGLTPDRFTYSTLITYFGKEGMFDLALSWLQKMENDGVSGDLVLFSNLIELSRKLRDYSKAISIFNKLKRSGIVPDLVCYNSMINVFGKAKLFREARLLVKEMREIGVMPDTVSYSTMLNMFVENSKFVEALSVFAEMNEVKCPLDLTTCNIMIDVYGQLDMAREADRLFWSMRKMGIEPNVVSYNTLLKVYGEAELFGEAIHLFRLMQRKDIEQNVVTYNTMIKIYGKSLEHEKANNLVQEMQNRGIEPNAITYSTIISIWGKAGKLDRAAMLFQKLRSSGVEIDQVLYQTMIVAYERAGLVAHAKRLLHELKQPDNLPRDIAITILARAGRIEEATWVFRQACEAGEVKDISVFGLMIDLYSRNKKHANVIEVFEKMRSAGYFPDSNVIALGLNAYGKLREFDKADAVYKEMQEEGCVYPDEVHFQMLSLYGARKDFKMIETVFEKLDSDPNVNKKELHLVVASIYERGNRLNDASEIMNRMNERGILS, encoded by the coding sequence ATGAATATTTCTATTCAAAACCATGATAAAACTGTGGCCCATAACATCGACTCTACCGCTGCATGTGAAATGACGACTTCATCTTTCTCTTCCATGCAATCGGAAGCCATTGCTgcatcttctttcttttctattccATTTCTATCCCTCCTCAAACCTCAAATTCACATAACCGTACCCTTAACGGTGAAAACCCGAAACCATTTCATCCTCCAGGcactctcttcttcttcaccaGCCAAAGACGTATGGAGAAGACCCGGAACGACCCGGTTTCACCGACCCAAAGCGCCTCAGAACCAGACATTTTTGGACCACAGCGTTGACATGGACGAGCTTTTGGCTTCAATCTCCAAGACCCAAAACGAAAATGATCTTTTTATCCTTCTATCCCCATACAAAACCCGTCAACTCTCCATCCGTTTCATGGTTTCACTCCTTTCCCGCGAAAAAGACTGGCAAAGATCATTAGCTTTACTCGATTGGATCAACGAAGAGGCCCGTTACTCACCTTCGCTCTTCGCCTACAACGTTGTCATTCGAAACGTTGTGAAAGCTAAAGAATGGGCTGTTGCGCATGGCCTGTTTGAAGAAATGCGTGAGAAAGGGTTAACACCCGACAGGTTTACTTATTCCACATTGATAACCTATTTTGGGAAAGAGGGTATGTTTGATTTGGCTTTATCTTGGCTTCAAAAGATGGAAAACGATGGGGTTTCTGGTGATCTTGTTTTGTTTagtaatttgattgaattatcAAGGAAGTTACGTGATTATTCCAAAGCCATTTCGATTTTTAATAAGTTGAAGAGATCAGGGATTGTGCCTGATCTTGTTTGTTATAATTCCATGATTAATGTCTTTGGGAAGGCTAAATTGTTTAGAGAAGCAAGGTTGCTAGTGAAAGAAATGAGGGAAATCGGGGTAATGCCAGATACTGTTAGCTATTCAACTATGTTGAATATGTTCGTAGAGAATTCTAAGTTTGTTGAGGCATTATCAGTGTTTGCTGAGATGAATGAAGTGAAATGTCCCTTAGATCTTACTACTTGTAATAtcatgattgatgtttatggtCAGCTTGATATGGCTAGGGAGGCAGATAGGCTGTTTTGGAGTATGAGGAAGATGGGGATTGAGCCTAATGTTGTTAGTTATAATACCCTTTTGAAAGTTTACGGTGAGGCTGAGCTTTTCGGGGAAGCGATTCATCTTTTCAGGTTGATGCAGAGAAAGGATATCGAACAGAATGTTGTTACCTATAACACGATGATTAAGATTTATGGGAAGTCGTTGGAGCATGAAAAGGCGAATAATCTCGTGCAAGAGATGCAAAATAGAGGGATTGAGCCAAATGCCATTACATATTCGACTATAATATCGATATGGGGTAAGGCAGGGAAGTTAGATAGGGCTGCAATGTTGTTTCAGAAGTTGAGGAGCTCCGGGGTTGAGATCGATCAAGTGCTTTATCAAACAATGATCGTGGCTTACGAACGAGCTGGATTGGTTGCTCACGCAAAACGCTTGCTTCACGAGCTTAAGCAACCAGACAATCTCCCTAGGGATATAGCAATCACCATCCTTGCTCGTGCTGGTCGAATTGAAGAAGCTACATGGGTTTTCAGACAGGCATGTGAAGCTGGTGAAGTAAAGGATATATCTGTGTTTGGATTGATGATTGATCTTTACTCAAGGAACAAGAAGCATGCAAACGTCATCGAGGTGTTTGAGAAGATGAGGAGTGCCGGGTATTTCCCCGACTCTAATGTGATTGCATTGGGGCTAAACGCGTACGGAAAGCTACGAGAGTTCGATAAAGCAGATGCTGTATATAAAGAGATGCAGGAAGAAGGTTGTGTTTATCCTGATGAAGTTCATTTTCAAATGCTTAGTCTGTATGGTGCCAGAAAAGACTTTAAGATGATTGAAACAGTGTTTGAAAAGCTTGATTCAGATCCAAACGTCAATAAAAAAGAGCTGCATCTTGTTGTTGCCAGTATTTATGAAAGAGGAAACAGATTAAATGATGCATCAGAAATCATGAACAGAATGAATGAAAGAGGAATCCTTTCTTAA
- the LOC105768156 gene encoding uncharacterized protein LOC105768156, translating into MASLSSASVSLVRTPTHLPCFRSNHGKVQSLNRYSKTKTTHLSINSSLRMCSIAASDSPLSTSMYELSSKKVWIWTENSQVMTAAVERGWDTFIFSSQNQGLANEWSKIALIDPLFIKEGEIFDNAGERVATIFQVSTPSELKKLHPEAHHVGNVVIDLLDWQVIPAENIVAEFQGSKTTVFAVSKSPAEAQLFLEALEHGLGGVVLKVEDVKAVLDLKEYFNRRNEVHNRLSLTKATITQVHAVGMGDRVCVDLCSLMRPGEGLLVGSFARGLFLVHSECLESSYIASRPFRVNAGPVHAYVATPGGKTSYLSELKAGKEVMVVDQTGKMRTAIVGRVKIETRPLILVEAKIDANDQTVYSILLQTAETVALVCPHEGNRTQKTVIPVTSLKAGDEVLLRLQGGARHTGIEIKEFIVEN; encoded by the exons ATGGCTTCGCTGTCCTCTGCTTCTGTCTCTCTTGTCAGAACCCCAACTCACCTCCCCTGCTTCAG ATCAAATCATGGAAAGGTCCAGTCTTTGAACAGATATAGCAAAACCAAGACAACCCATTTGAGTATTAATTCTAGTCTTCGAATGTGTTCCATTGCTGCTTCTGATTCGCCACTCTCTACGTCAATGTATGAATTATCATCCAAGAAGGTATGGATTTGGACTGAAAACAGTCAAGTAATGACTGCTGCAGTGGAAAGAGGATGGGATACCTTCATCTTTTCTTCACAGAATCAAGGGCTTGCCAATGAATGGTCAA aaattgcattgattgatcctctTTTCATTAAAGAAGGAGAGATTTTCGATAATGCCGGCGAAAGAGTTGCTACGATTTTTCAGGTTTCAACTCCCTCAGAGTTAAAGAAGCTCCACCCTGAGGCTCATCATGTAGGGAATGTTGTTATTGATTTACTAGATTGGCAG gTGATTCCTGCTGAAAATATTGTGGCAGAGTTCCAAGGCAGTAAAACGACTGTGTTTGCTGTCTCGAAATCACCTGCTGAAGCACAACTATTTCTCGAG GCCTTGGAGCATGGACTTGGTGGGGTTGTTTTAAAAGTTGAGGATGTCAAAGCTGTTCTTGATTTGAAG GAGTACTTCAATAGAAGGAATGAAGTTCACAACAGATTGAGCTTGACAAAAGCTACTATAACTCAGGTTCATGCAGTCGGAATGGGTGATCGGGTTTGTGTGGACCTTTGTAGTCTCATGAGGCCCGGTGAGGGACTTTTG GTTGGGTCATTTGCTAGAGGACTTTTTCTTGTTCACTCGGAATGTTTGGAGTCGAGTTACATTGCAAGTAGACCTTTCCGAGTCAATGCT GGGCCTGTCCATGCCTATGTAGCTACCCCTGGAGGTAAAACAAGCTATCTTTCCGAGTTAAAAGCGGGCAAAGAGGTGATGGTGGTCGATCAAACAGGCAAAATGCGAACAGCAATTGTCGGCCGTGTTAAGATTGAGACCCGACCACTTATCCTTGTTGAAGCAAAG ATAGATGCAAATGATCAAACCGTATACAGCATTCTTCTGCAGACTGCCGAAACAGTTGCGTTGGTTTGTCCGCATGAAG GTAATAGAACGCAAAAGACTGTGATTCCTGTGACCTCCCTGAAAGCTGGGGACGAAGTCTTGCTAAGGCTACAAGGTGGGGCTCGACATACTGGAATAGAGATAAAAGAATTCATTGTCGAAAATTGA